The Cyprinus carpio isolate SPL01 chromosome A19, ASM1834038v1, whole genome shotgun sequence genome has a segment encoding these proteins:
- the LOC122148713 gene encoding LOW QUALITY PROTEIN: transcription termination factor 1a, mitochondrial (The sequence of the model RefSeq protein was modified relative to this genomic sequence to represent the inferred CDS: inserted 1 base in 1 codon) produces the protein MILLRKLSDVTEADPALPAARQQMCTLQLQLQKDLPSARRRQPGVLRKLLTNEQGLAALFLKSKGADQETVASIISRFPRSITRSCEHLEERWRLWRNVFKSDGEVVEILSRSPESFFRSSDNKNLEENIAFLMTLCVTRLKDLTAAXPPAPRTMLQQRILNKNMVEFLKSVCLRFDGKDPERFARTVISRNLHPEEEPAEPAGEAAPRPRTSLRTNLRACGPRAGPLAAASRDFKRMILNYSLVLFVSSQRLNEKLDCLMDGGIHVQQVVQKPKVLDFSIDCIRQRLRDLHRLGYDFQKSGIAVLDTSKKRFLAKLERLSSAENEDTRSLS, from the exons ATGATCCTCCTCCGGAAGCTGAGTGATGTTACAGAGGCAGATCCTGCACTTCCTGCGGCCCGCCAGCAGATGTGC ACCCTGCAGCTCCAGCTCCAAAAGGACCTTCCCTCGGCCCGCAGACGGCAGCCGGGCGTCTTGAGGAAGCTCCTGACCAATGAGCAAGGCCTG GCTGCCCTCTTCCTGAAGAGCAAAGGAGCGGATCAGGAGACCGTGGCCAGCATCATCTCGCGCTTCCCGCGCTCCATCACCCGCTCCTGCGAGCACCTGGAGGAGCGCTGGAGGCTCTGGAGGAACGTCTTCAAGAGCGACGGCGAGGTGGTGGAGATCCTCTCGCGCTCGCCCGAGTCCTTCTTCCGCTCCAGCGACAACAAGAACCTGGAGGAGAACATCGCCTTCCTGATGACGCTCTGTGTAACACGGCTAAAAGACCTCACCGCGG GACCACCAGCTCCGCGGACCATGCTCCAACAGCGGATCCTCAACAAGAACATGGTGGAGTTCCTGAAGAGCGTCTGCTTGCGCTTCGACGGGAAAGACCCGGAGCGCTTCGCCCGAACCGTCATCTCCAGGAACCT ACACCCTGAAGAAGAACCTGCAGAGCCTGCGGGCGAAGCTGCTCCTCGTCCACGCACGAGCCTAAGAACGAACCTCAGAGCCTGCGGGCCGAGAGCTGGGCCGCTGGCGGCGGCGAGCCGAGACTTCAAGAGGATGATCCTGAACTACTCTCTGGTGCTGTTCGTCTCGTCCCAGCGTCTGAATGAGAAGCTGGACTGTCTGATGGACGGCGGGATCCACGTGCAGCAGGTCGTGCAGAAGCCCAAGGTCCTGGATTTCAGCATCGACTGCATCAGACAGCGTCTGCGAGACCTCCACCGACTGGGCTACGACTTCCAGAAGAGCGGCATCGCTGTGTTAGACACCAGCAAGAAACGCTTCCTCGCCAAACTCGAGAGACTGAGCTCGGCGGAGAATGAAGACACGCGCTCGCTCTCGTGA